The DNA region GCATCCACCAACCTGAGCTGCGGCCAGCGGATCGAGATCTCGAAGGACGGACTGATCCGCGAAGTCGAAATCAACCGGGTGATCAACAAACGGGTCGGGCACAAGGTCGCGATCGAGTGCTACATCGACCACACGCCACAGGCGCGGATCGATGCGGTGCGCGAACAGAAGGCGGCAGCAGCGGCCCACCGTCCGACCGGGCTTGGCCGACCGACCAAACGCGACCGCCGCGACATCGACTCGCTCAAACGCGCACTCGGCGACATGGGCTACGGGAAATAATTTCATTAGCAAGGCTCACCACACCCGATGGAACTTCGAGAATTTGCCCAACGCGTGCTTTTCGCCACCACCCTGGAAGAAAAGCTCGCCGGCCCGCCCGCGGGAGATCCGATCACCGACAACGATCC from Sulfuriroseicoccus oceanibius includes:
- a CDS encoding RNA-binding S4 domain-containing protein, whose amino-acid sequence is MATPDQNELTSTRADKWLWATRFFKTRALATEACAGDKIKRDGKAIKASTNLSCGQRIEISKDGLIREVEINRVINKRVGHKVAIECYIDHTPQARIDAVREQKAAAAAHRPTGLGRPTKRDRRDIDSLKRALGDMGYGK